In Deltaproteobacteria bacterium, the sequence GTGGTTTTATTGGAAGCCATATGGCTAGAAGGCTTTACAAAGAGGGAAATTTTGTGAGGGCAGCGGATATCAAATGGGATGGCTTTATGCCTGATCCCTACTATTCTGAGAAATTGACGTTGGATCTCAGGTCTTACGAAAACTGCCTTAGAGCTACTGAAGGAGTAGAATGGGTTTTCCAGTTTGCAGCAGACATGGGTGGGATTGGCTATATTACAGAAATAGGGGCGCAAATAATGCATAACAGCGCCCTGATCAATATAAACATGCTTCAGGCGTCTGTCGAGACCGGCGTGAAAAGGTTTTTCTTCCCCTCTTCTGC encodes:
- a CDS encoding NAD-dependent epimerase/dehydratase family protein, with protein sequence MGKRILVTGAGGFIGSHMARRLYKEGNFVRAADIKWDGFMPDPYYSEKLTLDLRSYENCLRATEGVEWVFQFAADMGGIGYITEIGAQIMHNSALININMLQASVETGVKRFFFPSSA